From a region of the Zingiber officinale cultivar Zhangliang chromosome 10B, Zo_v1.1, whole genome shotgun sequence genome:
- the LOC122029793 gene encoding probable glutathione S-transferase — MAEAVVLLDLWVSPFGQRCRIALAEKGVAYEYKEQDLDNKSPLLLQANPVHKKIPVLIHDGKPVCESLIIVQYIDEVWSDGAPLLPADPYARAQARFWGDFIDKKIYEYGTRLWKLKGEAHQEAKKEFIEILKVLEAELGDKKYFGGDAFGYVDIALVPFCAWFYTFETCGGFSVEAEAPKLVAWGKRCLERESVSKAFYDPVKVYETLKQAYGFE, encoded by the exons ATGGCAGAGGCGGTGGTGTTACTGGATCTGTGGGTGAGTCCTTTCGGGCAGCGGTGCCGGATCGCGCTGGCGGAGAAAGGGGTGGCGTACGAGTACAAGGAGCAGGACTTGGACAACAAGAGCCCGTTGCTGCTGCAAGCCAACCCCGTCCACAAGAAGATCCCCGTCCTCATCCACGACGGCAAGCCGGTGTGCGAGTCGCTCATCATCGTGCAGTACATCGACGAGGTGTGGTCCGATGGCGCACCGCTTCTGCCGGCGGACCCCTACGCCCGCGCCCAGGCGCGCTTCTGGGGCGACTTCATTGACAAAAAG ATTTACGAGTACGGAACCAGGCTGTGGAAGCTGAAGGGAGAGGCCCATCAGGAGGCCAAGAAAGAGTTCATCGAGATCCTGAAGGTCCTGGAGGCTGAGCTGGGCGACAAGAAGTACTTCGGCGGCGACGCTTTCGGCTACGTCGACATTGCGCTGGTTCCCTTCTGCGCCTGGTTCTACACCTTCGAGACCTGCGGTGGTTTCAGCGTCGAGGCGGAGGCACCGAAGTTGGTGGCGTGGGGCAAACGGTGCTTGGAGAGGGAGAGTGTCTCCAAGGCGTTCTACGACCCGGTCAAGGTTTACGAGACCTTGAAGCAGGCGTACGGATTCGAGTAG
- the LOC122029794 gene encoding uncharacterized protein LOC122029794, translated as MAKPSAQIRALPLKAKELSISVLVISLPLLYVSLLHVPPSSLFTDTTFWFLMSNSLIFIVAADSGIFSSPAGAAVASGEVLHDEYVMHLKDSGSTVALVVMKEERKEIEQELIGRSVVVHQTSLPPDPLEQNPDDAVGENLEEMEEPDAKSVVLLQDSVETEGSESDQYSSMSDEELNKRVEEFITKINREIRLQQIRN; from the coding sequence ATGGCGAAGCCAAGCGCACAAATTAGAGCCCTTCCTTTGAAGGCCAAGGAGCTGTCCATCTCCGTCCTCGTCATCTCTCTGCCGTTGCTCTACGTCTCCCTCCTCCACGTCCCCCCTTCCTCCCTCTTCACTGACACCACCTTCTGGTTCCTCATGTCCAATTCCCTCATCTTCATTGTGGCTGCTGACTCCGGCATCTTCTCCTCCCCGGCGGGCGCCGCTGTCGCTTCCGGAGAGGTTCTCCACGATGAGTACGTCATGCACCTCAAGGACAGTGGCAGTACTGTTGCCTTGGTCGTCATGAAGGAGGAGCGGAAGGAAATAGAGCAAGAACTAATTGGGAGGAGTGTAGTTGTGCATCAGACTTCACTCCCTCCGGATCCATTGGAACAGAATCCGGACGATGCGGTTGGAGAGAACCTCGAGGAAATGGAAGAGCCAGATGCGAAGAGTGTAGTTTTGCTACAGGATTCGGTAGAAACAGAGGGTAGCGAGAGTGATCAGTATTCCAGCATGTCGGACGAGGAGCTCAACAAGAGAGTGGAAGAGTTTATTACGAAGATTAACAGGGAGATTAGGCTTCAACAGATCAGGAATTAA